From the genome of Leishmania infantum JPCM5 genome chromosome 34, one region includes:
- the DHS34 gene encoding deoxyhypusine synthase, with translation MANIAESAVLVSSASSAQAVAKLTQVRGPTSGFDKAQHIIGSYSTMGFQATNYGLARSIAQRMIRKQPPSKVYQIKDGKYVLVPPDVGEDGKTLQQEHVYPNLFMGVTANLMGTGCREAVRFLVQEGVVHRSLEASAPASADGTDDQLMFARLKREYVETYGGPPHPDEEIPRAHSFLCAIVVSGGGVEHDLRRACTAYTLHHYASEAQGHVSSTVSSEATAPPKGLQQRAEKPLGTRAAAGTAKPARFGNVEYPRQGSTGSELFDCLMRTFVQRLCARQARLRAAAMAKPIPDKYDDVCSWSVTPSEVWALCGLWLVDMLAEALGAVQSCTSRLTSGSAVGTAESVTANGKGPEADRDAHIATSASYRAEALARARTTVVYWAALQQVSLFSPSFVDGDITSYLLPTPAPAARPAHRKGGSVADENAGNSKELKRSRKASSSSSTSAPAVKGR, from the coding sequence ATGGCGAATATTGCGGAATCTGCCGTGCTGGTgtcctcggcctcctcggcgCAGGCGGTCGCGAAGCTGACACAAGTTCGGGGCCCCACGTCGGGCTTCGACAAGGCCCAACACATCATCGGTTCCTACTCAACGATGGGATTCCAGGCGACAAACTACGGCCTCGCCCGCTCCATCGCCCAGCGCATGATTCGAAAGCAGCCCCCTTCGAAGGTGTATCAGATAAAGGATGGCAAGTACGTACTGGTGCCGCCCGATGTCGGCGAGGACGGGAAGACGTTGCAGCAAGAGCATGTCTACCCGAACCTGTTCATGGGTGTGACTGCCAACCTCATGGGCACTGGCTGTCGCGAGGCGGTTCGCTTTCTTGTGCAGGAGGGTGTTGTCCATCGCTCGCTCGAAGCGTCTGCTCCCGCGTCAGCAGACGGAACAGACGACCAGCTAATGTTTGCGCGACTCAAGAGGGAGTACGTCGAGACGTACGGTGGCCCTCCACACCCGGATGAGGAGATACCTCGCGCTCACAGCTTCCTGTGCGCCATCGTCgtgagcggcggtggtgtggagcacgacctgcgccgcgcctgcACGGCTTACACACTGCACCACTACGCCAGCGAAGCACAAGGACATGTAAGCAGTACTGTATCCTCGGAggccacagcgccgccgaaaGGCCTACAGCAGAGGGCGGAAAAGCCTCTCGGCactcgcgcggcggccggcacAGCGAAGCCAGCGCGCTTCGGCAACGTCGAGTATCCACGGCAGGGCAGCACCGGCTCTGAGCTATTCGACTGCCTCATGCGCACATTTGTTcagcgcctctgcgcccGCCAGGCGCGGTTGCGCGCAGCTGCTATGGCGAAGCCGATTCCTGACAAGTACGACGACGTGTGTAGCTGGTCCGTCACCCCCAGCGAGGTGTGGGCGCTGTGCGGGTTGTGGCTGGTCGACATGCTCGCGGAGGCGCTAGGGGCTGTGCAGAGTTGCACGTCTCGCTTGACGAGCGGTTCTGCGGTGGGCACTGCAGAATCCGTCACCGCGAACGGGAAGGGGCCGGAAGCAGATCGAGATGCACACATTGCTACATCGGCGTCGTATCGTGCGGAAGCACTCGCCAGGGCACGCACAACTGTCGTCTACTGGGCAGCCCTGCAGCAAGTCTCTCTGTTCAGCCCCTCCTTCGTCGACGGCGACATCACGAGCTACCTGTTGCCCACGCCTGCCCCGGCAGCCCGTCCTGCGCACCGAAAAGGCGGCTCAGTTGCGGACGAGAACGCCGGCAATTCGAAGGAGTTGAAGAGAAGTCGAAAagcctcctcgtcttcgtcaACGTCGGCCCCCGCGGTGAAGGGACGCG